One genomic segment of Hordeum vulgare subsp. vulgare chromosome 2H, MorexV3_pseudomolecules_assembly, whole genome shotgun sequence includes these proteins:
- the LOC123429529 gene encoding uncharacterized protein LOC123429529: MCQRRGADGPEELPTPWSKMSSCAAVGAGRRILKLALDEEAPMSAFMVRAPTVEGRCIPSPKLAAEAPTAIVSCAGVGDGRRGESGCAGSAGSAGGATSTSSWTS; this comes from the coding sequence ATGTGCCAGCGGCGGGGCGCTGATGGGCCGGAGGAGCTGCCGACTCCATGGTCGAAGATGTCCTCATGCGCAGCAGTCGGCGCGGGGAGGCGCATCCTGAAGCTCGCGCTCGACGAAGAGGCGCCCATGTCCGCGTTCATGGTGCGTGCACCAACCGTCGAAGGCAGGTGCATCCCCAGCCCGAAGCTTGCTGCAGAAGCCCCAACGGCCATTGTCTCGTGCGCCGGAGTCGGTGATGGAAGGCGCGGCGAGTCCGGCTGTGCGGGCTCCGCAGGCAGCGCCGGTGGCGCGACCTCGACCTCCTCCTGGACCTCGTAG